ATCGCACGACGCGGCAGCACAACTTGGATTTTGTGAACGTGGTAAATCTGGCAGGACGTTACACAGACCAAGTTACTGATTTTGCTGGGCGTTTTGTCAAAGAGTGTGATGTCGATGTCGTGAAAGACTTGGCCCATCGTCATTTGTTGTTCTCGAAAGAACGGTATGAGCACAGCTATCCATTTTGCTGGCGCTGCAAGTCTCCTTTGCTCTACTACGCGATGGAAAGCTGGTTTATTAAAACAACCGCAATTAAAGAACAGCTGATCGAAAACAATAGCAAGATTGACTGGTACCCTGGGCATTTGCGTGAGGGGCGTTTCGGCAAATTTCTGGAAGAGCTCGTATACTGGAATATCAGTCGCAATCGTTACTGGGGAACACCGCTCAACATCTGGCTTTGTCAGGCCTGTGGATGTGAATATGCGCCCGGAAGTATAAAAGAATTGCGCGAACGATCACTGGAACCGATTGACGCGAGCCTGGAATTGCATAAGCCGTTTGTAGATGATGTGAAATTGCGATGTGCGTGCGGTGGCACCATGGAAAGAACGCCTGAGGTGATCGATGTATGGTTTGACAGTGGATCGATGCCGTTTGCCCAGTACCATCACCCGTTTGGCGACGAAGAAGAATTCCAGGAGCAGTATCCTGCAGATATGATCTCGGAGGGGATTGACCAAACGAGAGGCTGGTTTTTCAGCTTGCTGGCCGTATCCACACTTTATAATGGAAAATCTCCTTACAAAGCCGTCATCTCTACGGGACACGTACTGGATGAGAACGGTCAAAAGATGTCCAAAAGCAAAGGGAACGGGATCGATCCTTGGGAAGTAATCGAAGAATTCGGCGCGGATGCGTTTCGATGGGCTCTTTTGTCTGACAGTGCTCCGTGGAGCAGCAAACGATTTTCCAAACGGATCGTAGCTGAAGCAAAGTCGAAGGTGATCGATACTGTTCATAACATCCATGCTTTTTACTCCATGTATGCGTCGATTGATCAATACAAGCCTCAGGAATTTGAACAGCGAGAGACGGTGAACGAGTTGGATCGTTGGGTGCTTTCCCGCTTGAATTCCACTCTGCAGCATGTAGAAAAAGGTCTGGAAAGCTACGATTTTATGAATCCGGCAAAACAGATCGAGACATTCGTCGACGAATTGAGTAACTGGTACATTCGCCGTTCACGTGACCGTTTTTGGAGCAATGACATGGCGGATGACAAAATATCCGCCTACCAAACCCTGCATGAAGTACTCGGAACTCTTGCGGGGATGATCGCTCCGTACGCACCGCTACTTGCGGAAGATATTTACGGTAATTTGGTAGGGAAGGAAAGCGTACACTTGTCCGATTATCCAAAGGTGAAGTCAGACGCTATTGACACTGCGCTCGAGAATGACATGGAAACCGCACGTCAAATCGTAGAGCTGGCCCGAAACATCCGCAACGAAACAGGTATCAAGACACGTCAGCCTTTGTCTGAACTGATTGTCTCCATCGATCGTCCTTTCGATGTGACTCGATATGCATCCATCATAAAAGAAGAAATCAATGTGAAGCGCATTCGAATAGAGCAGAATGACAGTGGATATGTGACCTATCACTTCAAACTGAATCTGAAAGTGGCTGGAAAGAAATACGGTAAGCTTGTCGGACCAATCCAAAGCTATTTGAAAGAATTGACCGATTCCGAAGCATTACAAACAGTGGACCGCGGATACTTGGAATTCACCCAATCAGGAGAAGAAATTCGAATCACAATTGACGAGTTGCTGGTAGAGAAGCAAGGGAAAGCAGGATTTGCTTCCGCTTCTGGCTACCAAGTCAATGTCGCTTTGAATACGGCGATCACAGAGGAGCTCGAACAAGAAGGGATCGTACGTGAAGTCATACGCGCCATTCAAGATTATCGCAAGAAAATGGTTTTACCGATTGAAAAACGGGTGATTCTTACATTGGATGTCGATTCACAAGTAAAAGAAGCGCTGGAGCGATTTGATCAAGTGTTGAAAAACAACGTGCAGCTGTCGGAAGTGAAATTTGGAGCAGAAGCTGACATGGAGACGGCTTCGATTGGAGATCGAAGTATCCGATTACGCATTGAATAAGGATAGGCATAACTAAGCAAAAACCAGCTCAACACGGGACATCGTGTTTCTGCTGGTTTTTGTGCTAGGGCTAAAGCATATAGGATTGTAACTCTTCAATAGAAAGGTGCTCCATTTCCAAAAGCGCTTGATACGGATCATCACCAGGAATCCCAAAATAGCGAGCGAAAGCAGGCTCCGTCTTGATACCTTGTTGTTTGAGAAGCTTGATTTCCCGATAAGCTGCGTCACCCCCCAAACGAAGCAAGCGGGACTCGATAACCATATGACGATAAGCATTCTGCTGTTCGACCGGGAGCGGCTGGGCAAATAGTTCGAACCAAAAGCCAGTGTCATAAAAGCCAATCACACTCGTTTGTCTACCTTGAATGAATAGTCGAGTCTCCTGATAACCTTCCTTATGGCTATAGGCTGCACGGACATCTGCATCAAACTGATCGAGATCGTGGCTGGTACAAATGATATCCAGATCACTCGCATCTACATCGATGTTGAGTGGTATGGTGCCTGCCAGTACAGGATCGTAAGCTTGCAAGGTCGCTATGACGTTATTATGAGAAATGGCTTTCCAAGCTGCTTGTTGTCTTGACGTACCCGTAAGTAAATAGGAAAGGTCTCGCCAGTTTGTCATAAGATTGCCTCCGAGCCGTTTTATTCTGTCGGTTTTGGGTTACGATCGTAAGAAAGGAATCACTGGATTATTGTAGAAGGGTTTGATACAAATTGCAACGGAAATGAAACTGACACGTATACCATACAGAGGGGAGTGGGACTAGTGGAAATACTGTTATGGATCATTGTGGTGGCGTTGTTTGCCTTAAGTATCGCCGGGATCTTTTTGCCGGTTTTACCTGATACCATCCTGCTGTGGGCAGGTTTCTTGCTCTATCATTTTTTTATCGCCGATCCTGGTGCAGGACTGCCCGCCTCATTTTGGTGGGGGATGGTCGCACTTAGCGTTCTTTTGTACGGAGCAGACCTCTTGACCAACATTTACTTTGTGAAAAAATACGGAGGCTCCAAATGGTCTTCCATTGCGGCAGTCGTAGGGATTTTTGCCGGGATATTTTTGTTCCCTCCATTTGGGATGATCATTCTACCGTTTGTGTTCGTCGTATTGGTAGAGCTTCTCATGCAAAAACAACCGATGGAGAAAGCGATTAAAGCTGGCTTTGGATCACTGATTGGGTTCCTGGGTAGCGCTGTAGTCAAAGTAGTATTGCAGCTGACGATGATCATCTGGTTTTTTATCGCCGCATGAAGACAGTAAAAAGGACAGCCGAGGCTGTCCTTTTTCATGTACTTAGATTAATGAATCAAACGGTATACGCCAATGACTTTACCCAGGATCGAAACAGCATCCAGGATGATCGGCTCCATCGTTGCATTTTCCGGTTGGAGTCGGAAATGGTTTTTCTCTTTAAAGAAGCGCTTTACGGTAGCTTCATCTTCTTCGGTCATAGCCACTACGATATCACCATTATTGGCTACGTGCTGTTGACGAACGATCACATAATCGCCATCGAGGATACCTGCATCGATCATACTGTTTCCGGAGACCCGAAGCATGTACACTTTGTCCGATGTCACGATGTTTTCAGGTAAAGGAAAATATTCTTCCACATCTTCAATCGCGGTGATAGGTTGTCCAGCTGTTACTTTTCCGATGACAGGGACGCGAACAACGGAATCTTCAAAATCATCTTGAAAGCGATCTTCCTCAGACAGAAGCTCAATCGCACGAGGCTTGGTAGGGTCACGACGGATGAGACCTTTCTTTTCCAGGCGGGCCAAGTGTCCGTGAACAGTAGAACTGGAGGCAAGACCAACCGCTTCACCAATTTCCCGGACAGAAGGCGGGTAGCCTTTATCACGGACTTCTTTGCGAATGAAGTCGATGATGGCTTGCTGTCTATTCGATAGTTTTGACATATAAGACACCTCAGTTTTCTCGAACATGTTTTCCTATATTATACCATGGGATCTTGCGTTCGACAAACATAAGTTCGATCTTTTTTTGTTGACATGAACATACGTTCCCATATATGATGAATACAAGAGAACGGAACGTACGTTTGTAGGAGGGATTATTGATGTCAGTCATGACTGTACATAACCGCTTTGAAAGAAAAGAAACACGACGTGCAAGGTTCGGTATCACCCGTGGGCAGGCCATTTTGTTTCTGGTTAGCTTCTCTCTCTTTTTTTACTTGTTAACCGAACTGGTGTTTGCTTCCGGGGTCGATGAGGTACTACCTGCAAAAGAAGTGACCGTGCAAGCAGGAGATAGCTTATGGAAGATGGCTGTTCGTTATAAAGAGGAAGCGAAGATGGATGTGAATGAACTCGTCGTTGCGATCAAAGAGGCGAATGATTTGGATGGAGTCGTGATTTACCCGGGACAGACCTTGAAAATACCTCTCACGCAGTAAATGACTACCTGCCTGCGTGTGACCGATCGCTTGCGTCAAGCTAGGGATATGGTATAATGGAGCGGCATTACTCACAGGTGGGGAGGAACCAGTAGTGGTATCTGACGCAGAAATCAAACGTATTAATGAATTGGTGAAAAAATCGAAGGAAGTTGGTTTGTCCGAGGAAGAAAAGCTCGAACAAAAAGAACTTCGTCAAAAGTATATTGATGCTGTAAAGCTTTCGTTGAAGGGGAGCTTGGATTCCATCCGTTACGTGGAAGACCTTGAAGAAAATGGTCGGAAACAGTAAGATAACAGATATTGATAGCACAGACATCCTTGCTTGAAGCTAGGGTGTCTTTTTGTTCCGAACTGAGGAAAAGGGGAGAGGAAAATGATACCATGGCTGGCGGTGGCAGCGGGTGGAGCGCTGGGATCAATCATGCGCTATGGCCTCTCGCTAGTGGCCAATCAACCGGGCTGGCCGCTAGGAACGTGGCTGGCCAATGTGGTGGGTTCTTGTCTCATCGGCATGTTGTCTGTCTGGGGGAAAGAACGGGGTATCCTGTCACCTGAGATTTACCTCTTATTTGCAACAGGCGTTATGGGCGGATTTACGACTTTCTCCACATTTTCTCTGGAAGTCATCTCGTTTTGGGGAGAGGGACAAATCCTTCGAGGAATCATGTATGCCCTACTAAGTGTAGTAGTTGGATTGTTATCCTGTGCAGCAGGAATATGGATGGCACGGCAGTGGACGTAGTTGACCTAAATGGAATGGACGAGAGGGGGGATGGGTATGAGTACCCAACACCGGGAATACGAGCAGGAACAAAAGAAGCTTGATGAAACGATCGCGATAATTGACAGTGAAATCACACAATTACGTGAGGATATTCGTGAGGCAACGGATGACTATGTAAAACAGGTCGTGAATTTCAAGAAAGCGAAAGAATTGCGCTATCTAGAAGATCAAGGTCGAGAAAAGCCGTACTTCGGGCGAGTCGATTTCATGAAGGATGAAATTTATGAGCTGGACCAAGTTTACATTGGAAAACGGGGGATCGTCCGTGGCGATACTTTTGATTCTGTTGTCGTGGACTGGAGAGCACCGATCGCTAGCCTATATTATTCCGGAGAGAGTAAAGAAGCCTTTTACCGAATGGGGCGCGAAATCGTTCGTGGTGAAGTGACTCTAAAGCGTAATTTTGCCATGGAGGAAGGGAAAATCACCGGTATCTATGATGGAGCGGTAAAAGAAACGATTCATCGGGAAATGGGAGATCCGGATGACTTTCTGCAGGAAGGCTTCATCGATGAATTTTTGGCAGCAAACCTGAATCAGGCAAATGACAGCAAGCTAAAAGACATCGTCGCTACGATTCAATCCGAACAAAATGATATTATCCGGGCAGAAAAAGAGCGACCGATTGTCGTTCAAGGGGTAGCAGGTAGCGGGAAAACAACGATAGCGCTGCACAGGCTGTCCTATCTGATTTATAACTACCAGGATTCCATGATGTCCAAAAAATTCATGGTGTTCGCCCCCAACCGGATGTTTCTTACATATATCTCGGATGTCCTGCCAGAGCTGGGAGTAGATGACGTGCAGCAGTCCACCTTCGTAGATTGGGCTGCTCGACTCGTCAAGCCGTTACTGCCAAAAGGGTGGAGAATCACGAGTCCGGATAAACCTATCCTGCTGTTCTTTGAAGAGGGTCAAGACGAACAAGAGCAGAAGCAGACGCGAAATCGCTTGAGATTCAAAGGATCACTCGAATGCCGAGACGTGTTGGAGCAGTACATCCGTTTTGTCATTGAGACGAGAATCCCGTTTAAAAAGCTGAGCTTTCAGTACAACAAGACTAAGCATGTCTTCACGATTAGCAGCGATTTTATCCGTCAAAGCTTTCTCGAGCAGTTTGCCCATCTTCCTTATCAGCGAAGATTGGACTCATTGCGAAAGCATTTGAAGCAGGAAATGAACAAGCAAATGTTTGCCCATTTGCGTGAGCTAAAAATCGATCTGGATAAACAGGGACTGGCCAAGTTTGAAAAAATGCTGGAACAAATCCTCGATATCTATATGACTTCCTTTCCAAAGCTGGAGGCATTTGCGGCCTATCGGGAAGTGATAACGGATGAGGAGCTTTTGCGCAAGCTCGTTTCACCGGAAGTTTCTGATACGGTTATACATGACGTTTGCCATTCTTCGAGCAGCCTGTTTGCAGAGGAACGCTTGGAGGCAGAAGACATTGCGCCGCTCCTCTATTTGCAGCACATCATCGAGGGCATGAACAAGGCGGAGCACTTCGATCATACGGTGATTGACGAAGCCCAAGACTTGAGTGCGTTAGAAATTGCGGTTGTCTCTCTGGCGACTAAGAATAAATCGCTCACCATTGTAGGGGATATCGCGCAAGGTATTCATTCGTACCGTGGCATTCATTCGTGGGAGGAATTGACCGAGGGAATTTTTCAAAACCTGCGTCCTTCCTATTACACATTGTCGCAAAGCTATCGCTCGACGATCGAAATTATGAAATGCGCAAATGAAGTGCTGCGGCAGATTCAGCTTCCGGAAACGGTCCTGGCAAAACCGGTGCTACGTCATGGAGAAAAGCCTATCATGGTGAGTCCAGCGACTCGAGCGGAGCTTTGGAAGGACGTTTCGGAGCGCGTAGCCTCCTATACCGCGGAAGGGTTCCAGACGATTGCGATTGTGACCAAGAGCATTGGCGCGAGCAAAAAAGCATATAAAGGCTTGCAAGACAGTATATCGGGTCTGACGCTGCTTGGTAGTAAAGATAACCAGTTTCCTGGTGGTGTCACTGTGATGCCGGCTTATTTGACCAAAGGGTTGCAGTTTGATGTAGTCATTTTGCTGGACGTTGATTCGTATGATGAATCCGAGTGGGATGCCAAATTGCTCTATGTCGCAATGACTCGTCCTGTTCACCGACTGATCATGACGTACGTAGCTGGCGGTATGACACCGCTATTACGTGAGATGCCATCCGAATTGTATATACAGGCGTGACGAACACATACAAAATCCCCCTTGCTGATTGATTCGGCAAGGGGGATTTGTGTGAAGGGACTTAGTGGTCACCTGTGTTACCTTTGGATGGGTTTGTAATAACAAAGCCTTCTTCTGGGAGGTACAGGTAATCGAGGATGATTCCGTCCAAGAGTGGCTCATCTTTTTTCACGATCACATCGATCTCTTTGTCGGTATCGATTACTTCGTCTTCTTCTGTAGGCTTGTCCAGAGCGAGACCGTAGTGAGCGTGGTCACCGTGCGCGTGTGTGATGTAGATACGCAGTTTCAGGTCTTTGTCTTCTTCTTGGTCAATAATGGTTTTCAATTGCTTCGCTGCGTTGCGCGTAATTTTTACTTTCATGGGACAGGTCTCCTAACTTTTATGTATGTATCCACTCCATATATTAGCAAAGAGGTAATTCCTGATGCAATGTTGAAAGTTTACAGACCAGTGAATGCAAAGGGGAGAAGAACCATGAGAAAAATTGATTTGCGTAGTGATACAGTCACAAAACCAACAGATGCCATGATTCGTGCGATGGCGGAAGCGGAAGTGGGCGATGATGTTTACCGCGAGGATCCTACGGTCAATCGTCTTGAGCAAATCGCGGCAGAGCGTCTGGGGAAAGAAGCAGCTCTGTTTGTTACGAGTGGTACGCAAGGAAATCAGGTAGCGGTTCTGACACATTGCGTGAACGGAGATGAAGTTATCGCTGAAGCAGAATCTCACATTTTTTATTACGAGGGAGGAGCGATGTCGGCATTAGCTGGCGTCCAGACTCGTACGTTGGCAGGGGTACGTGGTGCATTGCGCGGAGAAGACGTGGAAAAGGCAATCCGCTCCACCACAAATATTCATTTCCCTCGCACGAAGTTGATTTGCTTGGAAAATACGCACAATCGAGCAGGGGGAGCCGTGGTTACCCCCGAACAGATGAAGAGCGTGTACGATATAGGGCAAAAACATGGGATCCCAGTGCATCTGGACGGTGCGCGGTTGTTTAATGCCGCAGCTAGCCTAGGTGTTGATGTTCGTGAGCTCAGCCAGTATACGACTACGATTCAAATATGTTTATCCAAAGGTCTAAGTGCTCCTGTAGGCTCCATTTTGGCGGGTAGCAAAGACTTTATTGAAGAGGCAAGATGGTGGAGAAAGAAACTGGGGGGAGGACTTCGTCAAGTCGGTTATTTAGCGGCACCAGGCATTCTTGCTCTTACCGAAATGACGGAGCGGTTGGTAGAAGACCATGATAGAGCAAAGCAATTGGCCGAGGGCTTCCGCAAGCTCTCGCTAGAGGTAGAGCCAGTGGAGACTAACATCGTGCTGGTGAAAACGGACTCCATTAATCAGACCGCGGTCGATTTCTTGAAATTGCTGGCGGAGCAAGGCGTCTTTGCAGTTGACTTTGACGAGTATGTGATTCGCTTTACCACACATCGCCACATCTCGGAAGATGACATTCAGCATGTACTCGAAGTAGTCGAAGCATTGATCACAAGTGTCTCCGCATCCTAATCCTAACACAATGTGAGCAGCAGTCCCGATCTAGCCATATG
This is a stretch of genomic DNA from Brevibacillus choshinensis. It encodes these proteins:
- the ltaE gene encoding low-specificity L-threonine aldolase is translated as MRKIDLRSDTVTKPTDAMIRAMAEAEVGDDVYREDPTVNRLEQIAAERLGKEAALFVTSGTQGNQVAVLTHCVNGDEVIAEAESHIFYYEGGAMSALAGVQTRTLAGVRGALRGEDVEKAIRSTTNIHFPRTKLICLENTHNRAGGAVVTPEQMKSVYDIGQKHGIPVHLDGARLFNAAASLGVDVRELSQYTTTIQICLSKGLSAPVGSILAGSKDFIEEARWWRKKLGGGLRQVGYLAAPGILALTEMTERLVEDHDRAKQLAEGFRKLSLEVEPVETNIVLVKTDSINQTAVDFLKLLAEQGVFAVDFDEYVIRFTTHRHISEDDIQHVLEVVEALITSVSAS
- the lexA gene encoding transcriptional repressor LexA, producing the protein MSKLSNRQQAIIDFIRKEVRDKGYPPSVREIGEAVGLASSSTVHGHLARLEKKGLIRRDPTKPRAIELLSEEDRFQDDFEDSVVRVPVIGKVTAGQPITAIEDVEEYFPLPENIVTSDKVYMLRVSGNSMIDAGILDGDYVIVRQQHVANNGDIVVAMTEEDEATVKRFFKEKNHFRLQPENATMEPIILDAVSILGKVIGVYRLIH
- the yneA gene encoding cell division suppressor protein YneA, producing the protein MSVMTVHNRFERKETRRARFGITRGQAILFLVSFSLFFYLLTELVFASGVDEVLPAKEVTVQAGDSLWKMAVRYKEEAKMDVNELVVAIKEANDLDGVVIYPGQTLKIPLTQ
- the ileS gene encoding isoleucine--tRNA ligase, which produces MRTVDAKEKARARELRILKQWKQDDTFRKSIENRVGKPNYVFYEGPPTANGQPHIGHVLGRVIKDFIGRYKTMSGYRVVRKAGWDTHGLPVELGVEKQLGISGKQEIENYGVAKFVEQCKSSVFEYEKQWRELTEGIAYWTDMDHPYVTLTNEYIESVWHILSEIHKKELLYKGHRVSPYCPDCQTTLSSHEVAQGYEDVKDLSATVKFRSKNGEDIFLAWTTTPWTLPANVALAVNKEIDYVRVKKNDEVYVVAKNLVETVMKEDFEILSTHKGAEFIGTAYEPPFGYINVNKGHIVVDADYVSDKSGTGIVHIAPAHGEDDYRTTRQHNLDFVNVVNLAGRYTDQVTDFAGRFVKECDVDVVKDLAHRHLLFSKERYEHSYPFCWRCKSPLLYYAMESWFIKTTAIKEQLIENNSKIDWYPGHLREGRFGKFLEELVYWNISRNRYWGTPLNIWLCQACGCEYAPGSIKELRERSLEPIDASLELHKPFVDDVKLRCACGGTMERTPEVIDVWFDSGSMPFAQYHHPFGDEEEFQEQYPADMISEGIDQTRGWFFSLLAVSTLYNGKSPYKAVISTGHVLDENGQKMSKSKGNGIDPWEVIEEFGADAFRWALLSDSAPWSSKRFSKRIVAEAKSKVIDTVHNIHAFYSMYASIDQYKPQEFEQRETVNELDRWVLSRLNSTLQHVEKGLESYDFMNPAKQIETFVDELSNWYIRRSRDRFWSNDMADDKISAYQTLHEVLGTLAGMIAPYAPLLAEDIYGNLVGKESVHLSDYPKVKSDAIDTALENDMETARQIVELARNIRNETGIKTRQPLSELIVSIDRPFDVTRYASIIKEEINVKRIRIEQNDSGYVTYHFKLNLKVAGKKYGKLVGPIQSYLKELTDSEALQTVDRGYLEFTQSGEEIRITIDELLVEKQGKAGFASASGYQVNVALNTAITEELEQEGIVREVIRAIQDYRKKMVLPIEKRVILTLDVDSQVKEALERFDQVLKNNVQLSEVKFGAEADMETASIGDRSIRLRIE
- a CDS encoding HelD family protein, whose protein sequence is MSTQHREYEQEQKKLDETIAIIDSEITQLREDIREATDDYVKQVVNFKKAKELRYLEDQGREKPYFGRVDFMKDEIYELDQVYIGKRGIVRGDTFDSVVVDWRAPIASLYYSGESKEAFYRMGREIVRGEVTLKRNFAMEEGKITGIYDGAVKETIHREMGDPDDFLQEGFIDEFLAANLNQANDSKLKDIVATIQSEQNDIIRAEKERPIVVQGVAGSGKTTIALHRLSYLIYNYQDSMMSKKFMVFAPNRMFLTYISDVLPELGVDDVQQSTFVDWAARLVKPLLPKGWRITSPDKPILLFFEEGQDEQEQKQTRNRLRFKGSLECRDVLEQYIRFVIETRIPFKKLSFQYNKTKHVFTISSDFIRQSFLEQFAHLPYQRRLDSLRKHLKQEMNKQMFAHLRELKIDLDKQGLAKFEKMLEQILDIYMTSFPKLEAFAAYREVITDEELLRKLVSPEVSDTVIHDVCHSSSSLFAEERLEAEDIAPLLYLQHIIEGMNKAEHFDHTVIDEAQDLSALEIAVVSLATKNKSLTIVGDIAQGIHSYRGIHSWEELTEGIFQNLRPSYYTLSQSYRSTIEIMKCANEVLRQIQLPETVLAKPVLRHGEKPIMVSPATRAELWKDVSERVASYTAEGFQTIAIVTKSIGASKKAYKGLQDSISGLTLLGSKDNQFPGGVTVMPAYLTKGLQFDVVILLDVDSYDESEWDAKLLYVAMTRPVHRLIMTYVAGGMTPLLREMPSELYIQA
- the crcB gene encoding fluoride efflux transporter CrcB, yielding MIPWLAVAAGGALGSIMRYGLSLVANQPGWPLGTWLANVVGSCLIGMLSVWGKERGILSPEIYLLFATGVMGGFTTFSTFSLEVISFWGEGQILRGIMYALLSVVVGLLSCAAGIWMARQWT
- a CDS encoding DUF896 domain-containing protein, yielding MVSDAEIKRINELVKKSKEVGLSEEEKLEQKELRQKYIDAVKLSLKGSLDSIRYVEDLEENGRKQ
- a CDS encoding HesB/IscA family protein, with translation MKVKITRNAAKQLKTIIDQEEDKDLKLRIYITHAHGDHAHYGLALDKPTEEDEVIDTDKEIDVIVKKDEPLLDGIILDYLYLPEEGFVITNPSKGNTGDH
- a CDS encoding DUF456 domain-containing protein, encoding MEILLWIIVVALFALSIAGIFLPVLPDTILLWAGFLLYHFFIADPGAGLPASFWWGMVALSVLLYGADLLTNIYFVKKYGGSKWSSIAAVVGIFAGIFLFPPFGMIILPFVFVVLVELLMQKQPMEKAIKAGFGSLIGFLGSAVVKVVLQLTMIIWFFIAA
- a CDS encoding DUF4269 domain-containing protein yields the protein MTNWRDLSYLLTGTSRQQAAWKAISHNNVIATLQAYDPVLAGTIPLNIDVDASDLDIICTSHDLDQFDADVRAAYSHKEGYQETRLFIQGRQTSVIGFYDTGFWFELFAQPLPVEQQNAYRHMVIESRLLRLGGDAAYREIKLLKQQGIKTEPAFARYFGIPGDDPYQALLEMEHLSIEELQSYML